In Sphaeramia orbicularis chromosome 3, fSphaOr1.1, whole genome shotgun sequence, a genomic segment contains:
- the rpl13 gene encoding large ribosomal subunit protein eL13 — translation MAPSRNGMILNPHFHKDWQKRVRTWFNQPARKIRRRKARQAKARRIAPRPVAGPLRPQVRCPTIRYHTKVRAGRGFTLEELKAAGIHKKTARTIGISVDPRRRNRSTESLQANVQRLKEYRSKLILFPRKASAPKKGDSSEEELKMATQLSGPVMPIKTVHKKEKAHVISEDEKNFKAFASLRMARANARLFGIRAKRAKEAAEQDVEKKK, via the exons ATGGCCCCCAGCCGGAATGGAATGATCCTGAATCCTCATTTCCACAAGGATTGGCAGAAAAGAGTGCGCACCTGGTTCAACCAGCCAGCCAGGAAGATTCGCAG GCGAAAGGCTCGTCAGGCTAAGGCCCGTCGTATTGCTCCTCGCCCTGTTGCTGGACCACTGAGGCCACAGGTTAGATGTCCCACCATCAGGTACCACACCAAGGTTCGCGCCGGACGTGGTTTCACCCTGGAGGAGCTTAAG GCGGCTGGCATCCACAAAAAGACAGCCCGCACCATTGGCATCTCTGTTGACCCCCGTCGTCGTAACAGATCCACAGAATCTCTTCAGGCCAATGTGCAGCGCCTAAAGGAGTACCGCTCCAAGCTCATCCTGTTCCCCAGGAAGGCTTCTGCCCCCAAGAAGGGAGACAGCTCT GAGGAGGAACTGAAGATGGCCACTCAGCTCAGTGGTCCAGTCATGCCCATCAAAACT GTCCACAAGAAGGAGAAGGCCCACGTTATCTCTGAGGATGAGAAGAACTTCAAGGCTTTCGCCAGCCTGCGTATGGCCCGCGCCAATGCTCGTCTTTTCGGCATTCGTGCCAAGAGAGCCAAAGAGGCCGCCGAGCAGGACGTGGAGAAGAAGAAGTGA
- the gcshb gene encoding glycine cleavage system protein H (aminomethyl carrier), b — protein sequence MAMRAALRCLSANFSPRLCLFSPAAQLSGPRLLWRSGSPRTLSTTTALSTALKFTDKHEWVRVEGGIGTVGISSYAQEALGDVVYCGLPEIGQSLEQMEEFGALESVKAASELYSPLTGEVTDINTELAENPGLVNKDCYADGWLIKMTIQKPEELDGLMDQAAYDKFIKSLDE from the exons ATGGCGATGAGAGCGGCGCTGCGGTGCCTGTCTGCAAACTTTTCTCCCAGACTCTGCCTCTTCTCTCCGGCAGCGCAGCTTTCGGGCCCACGGCTGCTGTGGAGGAGCGGCTCTCCGCGGACACTGAGCACCACCACGGCCCTGTCCACAG CGCTAAAGTTCACAGATAAGCATGAATGGGTGCGAGTAGAAGGTGGCATTGGCACAGTTGGTATCAGCAGTTACGCACAG GAAGCTTTAGGGGATGTGGTGTACTGTGGACTCCCTGAAATTGGCCAAAGCCTTGAACAAATgg aggAATTTGGTGCCTTGGAAAGTGTGAAGGCTGCCAGTGAGCTATACTCACCACTGACAGGTGAAGTGACTGATATCAACACAGAGCTGGCAGAAAACCCAGGGCTTGTGAATAAAGACTGCTATGCAGACG GGTGGCTAATCAAGATGACAATTCAAAAACCTGAAGAACTTGACGGCCTCATGGATCAAGCTGCATATGATAAATTTATAAAGTCACTTGATGAATAA